GGTGGGCGGCGGCGTCTTGGCCGCCCCCCACGTCCGCGCCGGTCTCCTTCACCTTCGCCGCGAGCGACCGCAGATTCTCCGGGACCGTCGGGTCCGGGAAATGGTTCGGGAACCTTCCGTCGGCTTCGCAGAAGAGCTCGACGACCTCCAGCCCCATCTCGCGGAAGAGGGCGGGGGCGACCGCGCCCGCCGTCCCGTTCCCCGCGTCCACCACGACCTTCAGCTTCCGCGGGATCGACAGGTTCGCCGCGACGAACTTCCGGTACTCCGGAACGATTTCGCGCCGCTCCAGCTTCCCTTCCCCGCGACGGAACTTCCCCGCCTCGATGATCCGGCGCAGCTCCTGGATCATCTCGCCATAGATCGACCCGAGGCCGATGCAGAGCTTGAACCCGTTGAACTCCGGCGGGTTGTGGCTGCCGGTGATCATCACCCCGCCGTCGGCGCCGAAACGGTGGATCGCGAAGTACAGCAGCGGGGTCGGGCAGACGCCCACGTCGATCACGGCGAGCCCGGCCGAGAGAAGCCCCTCGACCATGGCGTCGCGGAACCCCGGCGAGGACAGCCGGACGTCGCGGCCCAGCGCGACGGTGCGGACGCCGCGCTCCGCGGCGTAGGTTCCGTACCCCCTGCCCAGCATCGTCACCGTGGCCGGATGCAGGTCTCTCCCCACCACGCCGCGGACGTCGTACTCCCGGAAGATCAGCGGGTTGATCGGATGCGGTACGTCAGTCAAGGTGGATCTCCATGTAGGTTTTCGGCGCACGGTGGGAAACCTTGGTCCGGTGCGCGGCGCGCGCCACTTCCCTGCTGACCGCGGCGACGACCTTCCGGTCGAACACGGACGGAAGGATGTATTCCTCGGTGAGCTCCTCCCTGCCCACGCACGAGGCGATCGCGGCGGCGGCGGCCAGCTTCATCTCCTCGTTGATGCAGGAGGCGCGGGTGTCGAGCGCCCCACGGAAGATCCCGGGGAACGCCAGCACGTTGTTGACCTGGTTCGCGTAGTCGGAGCGGCCCGTCGCCATGATCCGCACGTGCGGCCCCGCCTCCTCCGGCTGGATCTCC
The sequence above is drawn from the Thermodesulfobacteriota bacterium genome and encodes:
- a CDS encoding phosphomannomutase, yielding MTDVPHPINPLIFREYDVRGVVGRDLHPATVTMLGRGYGTYAAERGVRTVALGRDVRLSSPGFRDAMVEGLLSAGLAVIDVGVCPTPLLYFAIHRFGADGGVMITGSHNPPEFNGFKLCIGLGSIYGEMIQELRRIIEAGKFRRGEGKLERREIVPEYRKFVAANLSIPRKLKVVVDAGNGTAGAVAPALFREMGLEVVELFCEADGRFPNHFPDPTVPENLRSLAAKVKETGADVGGGQDAAAH